A genomic stretch from Nocardia wallacei includes:
- a CDS encoding ATP-binding cassette domain-containing protein, which yields MSLAVEVGGLVKYYGRVRVLDGIDMDVPAGTVMGLLGPNGAGKTTTVRIVTTLLAPSAGTVRVAGVDVLRDPARARTRIGLSGQYAAVDANLSGFENLRMVARLYGMSHRQAAERATELLSALGLEHAADRRAGTYSGGMARRLDLAGALVARPAVVVLDEPTTGLDPRGRLDMWRVIGDLVDDGTTVLLTTQYLEEADLLADRITVIDRGRVIARGSADELKTAIGGDRLTVTLASGQDPRPALSVLAQVGVGEPAHEPGSEQVSVVVGEGSRTMVEALRRLDDAGVCVLDADVHRPSLDDVFLSLTGTPAATAAESEKADVAEEIMS from the coding sequence ATGAGTCTGGCGGTGGAGGTCGGCGGCCTGGTCAAGTACTACGGCCGGGTGCGCGTCCTCGACGGGATCGATATGGACGTACCGGCGGGCACCGTGATGGGCCTGCTCGGCCCCAACGGCGCCGGCAAGACCACGACCGTGCGGATCGTGACCACGCTGCTCGCGCCGAGCGCGGGCACCGTGCGGGTCGCGGGGGTGGACGTGCTGCGCGATCCGGCCCGCGCCCGCACCCGCATCGGGCTGTCGGGACAGTACGCGGCGGTCGACGCGAATCTGTCCGGGTTCGAGAACCTGCGCATGGTGGCCCGGCTGTACGGCATGTCGCACCGGCAGGCGGCCGAGCGCGCCACCGAACTGCTGTCGGCGCTGGGTCTCGAGCATGCCGCGGACCGCCGCGCGGGCACCTACTCCGGTGGTATGGCCCGGCGCCTGGATCTCGCGGGCGCGCTGGTGGCGCGGCCGGCGGTGGTGGTGCTGGACGAGCCGACCACCGGCCTGGACCCGCGCGGGCGGCTGGACATGTGGCGGGTGATCGGCGATCTCGTCGACGACGGCACCACCGTGCTGCTCACCACCCAGTACCTGGAGGAGGCCGATCTGCTGGCCGACCGCATCACCGTCATCGATCGCGGGCGGGTGATCGCGCGCGGCTCGGCCGACGAGCTGAAGACCGCCATCGGCGGAGACCGGCTCACGGTGACGCTGGCCTCCGGTCAGGACCCGCGGCCCGCGCTGTCGGTGCTGGCCCAGGTCGGTGTCGGCGAGCCCGCGCACGAGCCGGGCAGCGAGCAGGTGTCGGTGGTGGTGGGTGAGGGCTCGCGGACCATGGTCGAGGCGTTGCGCCGCCTCGACGACGCCGGGGTGTGCGTACTGGACGCGGACGTGCACCGGCCCAGCCTCGACGATGTGTTCCTGTCGCTGACCGGCACGCCCGCCGCGACTGCCGCCGAATCCGAGAAAGCCGATGTAGCAGAGGAGATCATGTCGTGA
- a CDS encoding ABC transporter permease — translation MFRDSAIVAYRNLVTILRVPTLLVTATIQPLMFVFLFAYIFGASLGGSQYREFLLAGIFTQTVAFNAAFTTVGLANDLQKGIIDRMRTLPMSRLAVLMGRTLSDLMVNVLALAVMVGCGYVVGWRIHGGMVDAALAFGVILLFAFAMSWVGALTGLLSPSVEVAQSAGLIWLFPLTFISSAFISSETLPGPLRTIAAWNPITAVAAAGRELFDNGAPPSFAPPHGWPADHCVAYAVACSLAILAVAVPLALLQYRKVASH, via the coding sequence GTGTTCCGCGACAGCGCCATCGTCGCCTACCGCAACCTGGTGACCATCCTGCGCGTGCCGACATTGCTGGTGACGGCGACCATTCAGCCGCTGATGTTCGTGTTCCTGTTCGCCTACATCTTCGGCGCGTCGCTGGGCGGCAGCCAGTACCGCGAATTCCTGCTGGCGGGCATCTTCACCCAGACCGTCGCCTTCAACGCGGCGTTCACCACCGTCGGGCTGGCCAACGATCTGCAGAAGGGCATCATCGACCGGATGCGGACCCTGCCGATGTCGCGCCTGGCGGTGCTGATGGGCCGCACCCTGTCGGATCTGATGGTGAACGTGCTGGCGCTGGCGGTGATGGTCGGCTGCGGCTATGTGGTCGGGTGGCGCATTCACGGCGGAATGGTGGACGCCGCACTGGCTTTCGGGGTGATCCTGCTGTTCGCGTTCGCGATGTCGTGGGTGGGCGCGCTGACCGGGTTGCTGTCGCCGAGTGTGGAGGTGGCGCAGAGCGCCGGGCTGATCTGGCTGTTCCCGCTGACCTTCATCTCCTCGGCGTTCATCTCGAGCGAGACGCTGCCCGGTCCGCTGCGCACGATCGCGGCCTGGAATCCGATCACCGCGGTGGCCGCCGCGGGCCGGGAACTGTTCGACAACGGCGCGCCGCCGTCGTTCGCGCCGCCGCACGGCTGGCCCGCCGATCACTGCGTCGCCTACGCGGTCGCCTGTTCCCTGGCGATTCTCGCGGTGGCCGTGCCGCTGGCGTTGCTGCAATATCGCAAGGTCGCCAGTCACTGA
- a CDS encoding RNA polymerase-binding protein RbpA: protein MADRVLRGSRLGAVSYETDRDHDLAPRRVARYRTDNGEEFDVPFADDAEIPPTWLCRNGQEGILIEGTTQEPKKTKPPRTHWDMLLERRSKDELEELLQERLELLKTRRGR from the coding sequence ATGGCAGATCGCGTACTCCGAGGCAGCCGGCTCGGAGCGGTGAGCTACGAGACCGACCGCGACCACGACCTGGCGCCGCGTCGGGTGGCGCGGTACCGGACCGACAACGGCGAGGAATTCGACGTTCCCTTCGCCGACGACGCCGAGATCCCACCCACCTGGCTGTGCCGCAACGGCCAGGAAGGCATCCTGATCGAAGGCACCACCCAGGAGCCCAAGAAGACCAAGCCCCCGCGCACCCACTGGGACATGCTGCTGGAGCGCCGGTCCAAGGACGAACTGGAGGAGCTGCTGCAGGAGCGCCTGGAGCTGCTCAAGACCCGTCGCGGGCGCTGA
- a CDS encoding M23 family metallopeptidase: protein MPVTVPLPLRRARRAARAVALTAVVGASAGAFAIVDSHGESSAAGLAAVQQTPAPAPAAAPISQDQPAAAPQPPAPWPMAKSAKDTRPLTVRPVAGAVSSLFGMRWGALHAGIDFAEPLGAPIAAVTDGVVIEAGPASGFGMWVRVLQDDGTVGVYGHVNDILAAVGQQVRAGDIIATVGDRGFSTGPHLHYEVWTHDNGDKIDPVPWLLARGIDVGGLRD from the coding sequence ATGCCCGTGACCGTTCCGTTACCTTTGCGGCGGGCCCGGCGCGCAGCCCGTGCCGTCGCGCTCACCGCCGTCGTCGGCGCCTCCGCCGGGGCCTTCGCCATCGTCGACAGCCACGGCGAGAGTTCGGCCGCCGGGTTGGCCGCGGTGCAGCAGACGCCGGCGCCCGCGCCGGCCGCCGCACCGATCTCGCAGGACCAGCCCGCCGCCGCACCGCAACCGCCCGCGCCGTGGCCGATGGCCAAGTCCGCCAAGGACACCCGGCCGCTCACCGTGCGTCCGGTGGCGGGCGCCGTCAGCTCACTGTTCGGCATGCGGTGGGGCGCCCTGCACGCCGGGATCGACTTCGCCGAGCCGCTCGGCGCACCCATCGCCGCCGTCACCGACGGCGTGGTCATCGAGGCCGGGCCCGCCTCCGGATTCGGCATGTGGGTGCGGGTGCTGCAGGACGACGGCACCGTCGGCGTCTACGGTCACGTCAACGACATCCTCGCCGCCGTCGGGCAGCAGGTCCGCGCCGGCGACATCATCGCCACCGTCGGCGATCGCGGCTTCTCCACCGGTCCGCACCTGCACTACGAGGTCTGGACCCACGACAACGGCGACAAGATCGACCCAGTCCCGTGGCTGCTCGCCCGCGGCATCGACGTCGGCGGACTGCGGGACTGA
- a CDS encoding ArsR/SmtB family transcription factor: protein MPTNGVRALTALADPTRRAIFEALPQAPRAVGELAATVGVSSSAVSQHLRVLREARLVMVRPRGNRRLYSLDPRGLADARDYLEQFWPSALAAYSAALSEAGGPRPPRP, encoded by the coding sequence GTGCCCACTAACGGAGTCCGGGCTTTGACCGCTCTGGCCGATCCCACCCGGCGCGCGATCTTCGAGGCGCTGCCGCAGGCGCCGCGTGCGGTGGGGGAGCTGGCCGCGACGGTCGGTGTCAGCAGTTCGGCGGTGTCGCAGCATCTGCGCGTGCTGCGCGAGGCGCGACTGGTGATGGTCCGCCCCCGGGGCAACCGGCGGCTGTACTCGCTGGACCCCCGCGGTCTCGCCGACGCCCGCGACTATCTGGAGCAGTTCTGGCCGAGCGCACTCGCGGCCTACTCGGCGGCGCTGTCGGAAGCCGGCGGCCCGCGGCCGCCGCGGCCGTAG
- a CDS encoding glycosyltransferase family 9 protein codes for MAVVLVLRARGLGDLLTAVPALRALRRARPHDHIALAAPHRLRPIVDLIASVDAMVPTPDAESLRYDGEAPALAVNLHGAGTEGIVELVKTNPARILTYRNPAFPELAGPAWQQDMHDVDRWCHLLEAGGIAADRRNLGLVPPVATTSHRDCVVVHIGAGSPARRWPPERFAAVVRHLLVQGREVVLTGDEFEREIALNIAARAGLPHRHVLAGQQNLIELSATVAEAALVVCGDTGVAHLATAFGTRTVLLFGPTAPSHSGPPPHLLGRHVVLWAGRTGDHHADTPDPGLLEISVAEVIDAVDQQLRRRPWPGTDTDRRSATFRRVG; via the coding sequence GTGGCGGTTGTACTCGTGCTGCGCGCACGCGGACTCGGTGATCTGCTCACCGCGGTCCCGGCTCTCCGCGCGCTGCGCCGGGCCAGGCCACACGATCACATCGCGCTCGCCGCGCCGCATCGGCTCAGGCCGATCGTGGATCTCATCGCTTCCGTCGACGCGATGGTGCCCACCCCGGACGCGGAGAGCCTGCGTTACGACGGCGAGGCGCCCGCGCTGGCGGTCAATCTGCACGGCGCCGGCACCGAAGGCATCGTGGAACTGGTCAAGACCAACCCGGCCCGCATCCTCACCTACCGCAACCCCGCCTTTCCCGAGCTGGCCGGACCGGCCTGGCAGCAGGACATGCACGACGTCGACCGCTGGTGTCACCTGCTCGAAGCCGGCGGCATCGCCGCGGACCGCCGCAACCTCGGACTCGTGCCGCCGGTCGCCACCACCAGCCACCGCGACTGCGTCGTCGTGCACATCGGTGCCGGTTCGCCCGCGCGGCGCTGGCCGCCGGAGCGATTCGCCGCCGTCGTCCGGCACCTGCTGGTGCAGGGCCGCGAAGTGGTGCTCACCGGCGACGAATTCGAACGCGAGATCGCGCTGAACATCGCCGCCCGCGCCGGGCTGCCGCATCGGCACGTCCTGGCCGGGCAGCAGAATCTCATCGAGCTGTCGGCCACCGTGGCCGAGGCCGCGCTGGTGGTGTGCGGCGACACCGGCGTCGCCCACCTCGCCACCGCCTTCGGCACCCGCACGGTGCTGCTGTTCGGTCCCACCGCGCCCAGCCACAGCGGCCCCCCGCCGCATCTGCTGGGACGGCACGTCGTGCTGTGGGCCGGCCGCACCGGCGACCATCACGCCGACACCCCCGACCCGGGCCTGCTGGAGATCAGCGTCGCCGAGGTGATCGACGCCGTCGACCAGCAACTGCGCCGGCGGCCCTGGCCCGGCACCGACACCGACCGCCGCAGCGCCACCTTCCGGCGCGTCGGATAG
- a CDS encoding nuclear transport factor 2 family protein, which yields MTRPPVPPFTDEAAAREKVQLAEDAWNTRDPQRVALAYTPDSVWRNRDEFVTGREEIVAFLARKWAREHDYALRKELWGFRGHRMAVRFQYEWHDARGQWWRSYGNELWEFDDAGLMRRREASINDTAITAADRRIRGPRPPGERGVPLPLW from the coding sequence ATGACCCGTCCACCCGTGCCGCCGTTCACCGACGAAGCCGCCGCCCGCGAGAAGGTGCAGCTGGCCGAGGACGCCTGGAACACCCGCGATCCGCAGCGCGTGGCGCTCGCCTACACCCCGGATTCGGTGTGGCGCAATCGTGATGAGTTCGTCACCGGGCGGGAGGAGATCGTCGCCTTCCTCGCCCGCAAATGGGCGCGCGAGCATGATTACGCGCTGCGCAAGGAACTGTGGGGATTTCGCGGTCACCGCATGGCCGTGCGGTTCCAGTACGAATGGCACGACGCGCGGGGACAGTGGTGGCGCAGCTACGGCAACGAGTTGTGGGAGTTCGACGACGCGGGCCTGATGCGCCGGCGCGAGGCCAGTATCAACGACACCGCCATCACCGCGGCCGACCGCCGTATCCGCGGTCCACGTCCGCCGGGCGAACGCGGTGTGCCGCTGCCGCTGTGGTGA
- a CDS encoding GlxA family transcriptional regulator, translated as MAHRQIAVLAFDGVRLLDVTAVLEVFGTATTLGGRYDTVLCSPTGEPVTTASGTRLLVDSAYDAITRPHTVLVPGAPVLPHTPAPAALPAAVTRLSGPARRIASVCTGAFVLAQAGVLDGRRATTHWRHTGLLARAYPAITVEPDSIYVRDGAIMTSAGVSAALDLALALVEEDEGAALAREVARDLVVFLQRPGGQSQFSVASRTPRPRRDELRTVLESVLADPAHHSLSAMAARAGVSGRHLTRLFRDELSTTPAAFVESARLEAARAMLESGESVTAAAHRCGLGSDESLRRAFLRHLGITPSAYRARFRTAARAAPPAQRSA; from the coding sequence ATGGCGCACAGACAGATCGCGGTGCTGGCCTTCGACGGGGTCCGGCTGCTGGACGTGACCGCGGTACTGGAGGTATTCGGCACCGCCACCACCCTCGGCGGCCGCTACGACACCGTGTTGTGCTCACCCACCGGCGAACCCGTCACCACCGCATCGGGCACCCGGCTGCTGGTCGATTCCGCCTACGACGCGATCACCCGCCCCCACACCGTGCTCGTCCCCGGCGCGCCGGTCCTGCCGCACACGCCCGCCCCGGCGGCCCTGCCGGCGGCGGTGACCAGACTGTCCGGTCCCGCACGGCGGATCGCGTCGGTGTGCACCGGCGCCTTCGTTCTCGCCCAGGCCGGAGTGCTGGACGGACGCCGGGCCACCACCCACTGGCGGCACACCGGCCTGCTCGCCCGCGCCTACCCGGCGATCACCGTCGAACCCGACTCCATCTACGTCCGCGACGGCGCCATCATGACCTCGGCCGGTGTCAGCGCCGCCCTCGACCTGGCGCTGGCCCTGGTGGAGGAGGACGAGGGCGCGGCACTGGCCCGCGAGGTGGCGCGCGACCTCGTGGTGTTCCTGCAGCGCCCCGGCGGCCAATCGCAGTTCTCCGTGGCCTCGCGCACCCCGCGACCCCGCCGCGACGAACTGCGCACGGTCCTCGAGTCGGTGCTCGCCGACCCCGCCCACCATTCCCTGTCGGCCATGGCGGCCCGCGCCGGAGTCAGCGGACGGCACCTCACGCGCCTGTTCCGCGACGAATTGTCCACCACCCCAGCCGCTTTCGTGGAGTCGGCCCGCCTCGAGGCGGCCCGGGCCATGCTGGAGTCCGGTGAATCGGTCACCGCGGCGGCCCACCGCTGCGGCCTGGGCAGCGACGAGTCCCTGCGCCGCGCCTTCCTCCGCCACCTGGGCATCACCCCGTCGGCCTACCGGGCCCGATTCCGCACCGCGGCGCGCGCCGCACCACCGGCTCAGCGCAGCGCGTAA
- a CDS encoding 5-formyltetrahydrofolate cyclo-ligase: protein MSVDEAKQAARERIWSLLEREGVVPPGAPYNIPEFAGAAAAADRLAGVPEWSSARVLTTVPDTAQFPVRRRALDAGKLIYMACPRLAAPKPFYLLDPRRLPVPAAEAARKDTAARVARNVEVDEMLPIDLIVLGSVAVNRRGARLGKGAGYSDIEIALLQEVGLIDERTLIATTVHRLQVVDGELPEAEHDCRLDLIVTPEAVIRCVEPYRPAGLQWDRLPRDKIAAIPALAARYALR from the coding sequence GTGAGTGTCGATGAGGCGAAACAGGCTGCGCGCGAACGCATCTGGTCGTTGCTGGAGCGGGAGGGGGTGGTGCCGCCGGGTGCGCCGTACAACATTCCCGAGTTCGCGGGGGCGGCGGCCGCTGCCGATCGGCTGGCCGGTGTGCCCGAGTGGTCGTCGGCGCGGGTGCTCACCACGGTGCCCGACACCGCGCAGTTCCCGGTGCGGCGGCGGGCGCTGGACGCGGGGAAGCTGATCTACATGGCCTGTCCGCGCCTCGCCGCGCCGAAGCCGTTCTATCTGCTCGATCCGCGGCGGCTGCCGGTGCCCGCCGCGGAGGCGGCGCGCAAGGACACCGCGGCGCGGGTCGCGCGCAATGTGGAGGTCGACGAGATGCTGCCGATCGATCTGATCGTGCTGGGCAGTGTCGCGGTGAATCGGCGGGGCGCGCGGCTGGGGAAGGGTGCGGGCTACTCCGATATCGAGATCGCGTTGCTGCAGGAGGTCGGGCTGATCGACGAACGCACGCTCATCGCGACGACGGTGCACCGGCTGCAGGTGGTCGACGGGGAGTTACCCGAGGCCGAGCACGACTGCCGGCTGGATCTGATCGTGACGCCGGAGGCGGTGATCCGCTGTGTGGAGCCGTACCGGCCCGCCGGGCTGCAGTGGGATCGGCTGCCGCGGGACAAGATCGCCGCCATTCCGGCGCTGGCCGCGCGTTACGCGCTGCGCTGA
- a CDS encoding Dyp-type peroxidase has translation MSRRRLLGGGAAAAGAAGVAGIGWGAARAGQARPEADSGLAVEPFYGLHQGGVATVPQRHAAFVGFDLKPGTGRADITGLLRIWSGDAGRLTAGRPALADTEPELAARPARLTVTIGFGPGLFTVAGLESARPSWLRPLPGFGIDRLDPAWCAGDLLLQVCADEVTTVSHAVRVLSKSVASLVSVRWVQRGFRDAPRGQTMRNLMGQVDGTVNLVPGSAEFDRLVWDDGGARAWLAGGTSLVLRRIAMNLDTWDELDADGRELSVGRRIATGAPLTGGGEFDEPDFAAVDRFGIPVIPPSAHIARAHHTSAGERFLRRGYNYDDPPAPGSTSNSGLLFAAYQRDVEAQFLPVQRRLAEFDALNTWTTPIGSAVFAVPPGVADARGYVGQSLFEG, from the coding sequence GTGTCGCGGCGGCGTCTGCTCGGTGGGGGCGCCGCCGCGGCGGGGGCGGCGGGTGTCGCGGGGATCGGCTGGGGTGCGGCGCGGGCGGGACAGGCTCGGCCCGAGGCGGATTCGGGTCTGGCGGTGGAGCCGTTCTACGGTCTGCATCAGGGCGGGGTCGCGACCGTGCCGCAGCGGCACGCGGCGTTCGTCGGTTTCGATCTGAAGCCGGGGACCGGGCGCGCGGATATCACGGGGTTGCTGCGGATCTGGTCCGGTGATGCCGGGCGGTTGACCGCGGGGCGGCCGGCGCTCGCCGATACCGAGCCGGAGTTGGCGGCGCGGCCGGCGCGGCTGACGGTGACGATCGGGTTCGGTCCGGGCCTGTTCACGGTCGCGGGGCTGGAGTCGGCGCGGCCGTCGTGGCTGCGGCCGCTGCCGGGTTTCGGCATCGATCGCCTGGATCCGGCGTGGTGTGCGGGTGATCTGCTGTTGCAGGTCTGCGCGGATGAGGTGACGACGGTGTCGCATGCGGTGCGGGTGTTGTCCAAGAGTGTGGCGTCGCTGGTGTCGGTGCGGTGGGTGCAGCGCGGGTTCCGCGATGCGCCGCGCGGGCAGACGATGCGCAATCTGATGGGTCAGGTGGACGGCACGGTGAATCTCGTGCCGGGCAGCGCCGAGTTCGATCGGCTGGTGTGGGACGACGGCGGTGCGCGGGCGTGGCTGGCCGGTGGCACGTCGCTGGTGCTGCGGCGGATCGCGATGAATCTCGACACCTGGGACGAACTCGATGCCGACGGGCGGGAGTTGAGTGTGGGCCGCCGGATCGCGACGGGGGCGCCGCTGACGGGCGGTGGGGAGTTCGATGAGCCGGATTTCGCGGCGGTGGATCGGTTCGGTATTCCGGTGATTCCGCCGTCGGCGCATATCGCGCGGGCGCATCACACCAGTGCCGGTGAGCGGTTCCTGCGGCGCGGCTACAACTACGACGATCCGCCCGCGCCGGGGTCGACGTCGAATTCGGGGTTGTTGTTCGCCGCGTATCAGCGTGATGTCGAGGCGCAGTTTCTGCCGGTGCAGCGGCGGCTGGCCGAGTTCGACGCGCTGAATACCTGGACGACGCCGATCGGGTCGGCGGTGTTCGCGGTGCCGCCGGGTGTGGCGGATGCGCGCGGGTATGTGGGGCAGTCGCTGTTCGAGGGCTGA
- a CDS encoding copper chaperone PCu(A)C, producing MSVLSFSRVAGVAVALAVPLSAGCSSGDGAAPVSQAAAVAISDQWIKAADQGMSAAFGEIANASDAEARIVDATSPASARMEIHETVGLDGQKMMRPKAGGLVVPAHGKVALAPGADHLMFMDLTGPLRTGAEVPVTVKFADGSSTTFTARVRDFPGNKENYVPDASPAGHGG from the coding sequence ATGTCTGTTCTCAGCTTTTCGCGCGTGGCCGGTGTGGCTGTGGCGCTGGCGGTTCCGCTGTCGGCCGGATGTTCCTCGGGTGACGGCGCGGCGCCGGTGTCGCAGGCGGCGGCGGTGGCGATTTCCGATCAGTGGATCAAGGCGGCCGATCAGGGCATGTCGGCGGCGTTCGGCGAGATCGCCAATGCGTCGGATGCCGAGGCGCGCATCGTCGACGCGACCAGTCCGGCGTCGGCGCGGATGGAGATTCACGAGACGGTGGGTCTGGACGGGCAGAAGATGATGCGGCCCAAGGCCGGTGGCCTGGTGGTGCCGGCGCATGGGAAGGTGGCGTTGGCGCCGGGTGCGGATCATCTGATGTTCATGGATCTGACGGGGCCGTTGCGGACCGGTGCGGAGGTGCCGGTGACGGTGAAGTTCGCGGATGGTTCGAGTACGACGTTCACCGCTCGGGTGCGTGATTTCCCGGGCAACAAGGAGAACTACGTGCCCGACGCGAGCCCGGCCGGGCACGGTGGCTGA
- a CDS encoding SGNH/GDSL hydrolase family protein: MTSDIAVARPVGRFVALGDSQTEGIGDPDGRGGHRGWADRLAGLLAESCPELMYANLAVRGRRAAQIRAEQLGPAVALVPDLAAVVAGMNDLIRPRFDQEAVLADIDAMFAALTGVGARVVTFTFPDIGGVAPIVRPLSARVRAMNARMRELARRPGVLLVDFEPVAATTDRRVWAEDRLHLNPLGHDLVARAVADRLGVPGADGGWRQPLPPVRRELAESVAAELRWVAFHMAPWIGRRLRGVSSGAELTAKRPGLLPVSD; the protein is encoded by the coding sequence GTGACGTCGGATATCGCAGTGGCGCGGCCGGTCGGGCGTTTCGTCGCGTTGGGTGACAGTCAGACCGAGGGTATCGGTGATCCGGACGGCCGGGGTGGGCATCGGGGCTGGGCCGATCGGCTGGCGGGTCTGCTGGCGGAGTCGTGTCCGGAGTTGATGTATGCGAATCTGGCGGTGCGGGGTCGGCGGGCGGCGCAGATCCGGGCGGAGCAGTTGGGTCCGGCGGTGGCGCTGGTGCCGGATCTGGCGGCGGTGGTGGCGGGGATGAACGATCTGATTCGGCCGCGGTTCGATCAGGAGGCGGTGCTGGCGGATATCGATGCGATGTTCGCGGCGCTGACGGGTGTGGGGGCGCGGGTGGTGACGTTCACGTTTCCGGATATCGGTGGGGTCGCGCCGATCGTGCGGCCGTTGTCGGCGCGGGTGCGGGCGATGAATGCGCGGATGCGGGAGTTGGCGCGGCGGCCGGGGGTGCTGCTGGTGGATTTCGAGCCGGTGGCCGCGACGACGGATCGGCGGGTGTGGGCGGAGGATCGGTTGCATCTCAATCCGCTGGGTCATGATCTGGTGGCGCGGGCGGTGGCGGACAGGCTGGGTGTGCCGGGTGCCGACGGTGGGTGGCGGCAGCCGTTGCCGCCGGTGCGGCGGGAGTTGGCGGAGTCGGTGGCGGCGGAGTTGCGGTGGGTGGCGTTTCATATGGCGCCGTGGATCGGGCGGCGGTTGCGTGGGGTGTCGTCGGGGGCGGAGTTGACCGCGAAACGTCCGGGGTTGCTGCCGGTTTCGGACTGA
- a CDS encoding GtrA family protein produces the protein MSLVQPVLDRLPEAYRAVLVRHQELMKFAVVGAVTWFVDTGVVYTLKLTVLQDKPLTARAFGVLIATIVSYILNREWSFSARGGRQRHHEAALFFAVSALGIAVTLVPQAISLYVFDIRVPRVSAATQAVANFVTGQILGVLLAMAFRFWALRRYVFPEDLRAAELELL, from the coding sequence GTGTCGCTGGTGCAACCCGTCCTCGATCGGCTGCCGGAAGCCTATCGCGCTGTTCTCGTCCGGCATCAAGAGTTGATGAAGTTCGCGGTGGTCGGTGCGGTCACCTGGTTCGTCGATACCGGTGTGGTGTACACGCTGAAATTGACCGTGCTGCAGGACAAGCCGTTGACGGCGCGGGCGTTCGGTGTGCTGATCGCGACCATCGTGTCCTACATTCTGAATCGGGAGTGGTCGTTCAGTGCGCGGGGCGGGCGGCAGCGCCATCATGAGGCGGCGTTGTTCTTCGCGGTGAGCGCGCTGGGTATCGCGGTGACGTTGGTTCCGCAGGCGATTTCGCTGTATGTGTTCGATATCCGGGTGCCGCGGGTGAGTGCGGCGACGCAGGCGGTGGCGAATTTCGTCACCGGGCAGATTCTGGGTGTGCTGTTGGCGATGGCGTTCCGGTTCTGGGCGTTGCGGCGGTATGTGTTCCCGGAGGATCTGCGGGCGGCGGAGCTGGAGTTGCTCTGA
- a CDS encoding SDR family NAD(P)-dependent oxidoreductase has product MKTILITGATSGIGLAAARQLAAGGDRLVLVGRNPEKLAVTAERVRAAGAGAVDTLECDVSSLDSVRRLAAAVLETCPRLDVLANNAGGFFWRRTETSEGAESTFATNHLGGFLLTELLLERLVRSAPARVVFTSSVMHYGVSLDVDDLGCARGYSGQRAYSRSKLANVLYVRELARRSAGTGVTVNAFHPGAVSTGIWDAAPWFAKPVMEVFKRVFLVSAEEGGRRLTYLASAPDPAAVTGCYFQRDRVKAPSRVAQDDALGDRLTAVCAELAGLPERSSPR; this is encoded by the coding sequence ATGAAGACGATCCTGATCACGGGGGCGACGTCGGGCATCGGGTTGGCGGCCGCGCGGCAGCTCGCCGCGGGGGGCGATCGGCTGGTGCTGGTGGGGCGGAATCCGGAGAAGCTCGCGGTGACGGCGGAGCGGGTGCGGGCGGCCGGGGCCGGTGCGGTGGATACGCTGGAATGTGATGTGTCGTCGCTGGATTCGGTGCGGCGGCTGGCGGCCGCGGTGCTGGAGACGTGTCCGCGGCTGGATGTGCTGGCCAATAACGCGGGTGGCTTCTTCTGGCGGCGGACGGAGACCTCGGAGGGGGCGGAGTCGACGTTCGCGACCAATCATCTCGGTGGTTTTCTGCTGACGGAGTTGTTGCTGGAGCGGTTGGTGCGCAGTGCGCCGGCGCGGGTGGTGTTCACGTCGTCGGTGATGCATTACGGGGTGTCGTTGGATGTGGACGATCTGGGTTGTGCGCGTGGGTATTCGGGGCAGCGGGCGTACAGCCGTTCGAAGCTGGCGAATGTGTTGTATGTGCGGGAGTTGGCGCGGCGGTCGGCGGGGACGGGGGTGACGGTGAACGCGTTTCATCCGGGCGCGGTGTCGACGGGGATCTGGGATGCCGCGCCGTGGTTCGCGAAGCCGGTGATGGAGGTGTTCAAGCGGGTGTTCCTGGTGTCGGCGGAGGAGGGTGGCCGGCGGTTGACGTATCTGGCTTCCGCGCCGGATCCGGCGGCGGTGACGGGTTGTTATTTTCAGCGGGATCGGGTGAAGGCGCCGTCGCGGGTGGCGCAGGACGATGCGCTCGGGGATCGTTTGACGGCGGTGTGCGCGGAGTTGGCCGGGTTGCCGGAGCGGTCGTCGCCGCGGTGA